The Narcine bancroftii isolate sNarBan1 chromosome 6, sNarBan1.hap1, whole genome shotgun sequence genome window below encodes:
- the LOC138737323 gene encoding uncharacterized protein, translated as MPQTEGLESEIENSSDRESLRLNPNPKGVPPTEPPHQGVPPTEPPHQGSPPTEPPHQGSPPTEPPHKGGAPPTEPPHQGAPPTEPPHQGAPPTEPPHQGAPPTEPPHQGAPPTEPPHQGAPPTEPPHQGAPPTEPPHQGAPPTEPPHQGAPPTEPPHQGAPPTEPPHQGAPPTEPPHQGAPPTEPPHQGAPPTEPPHQGAPPTEPPHQGAPPTEPPHQGAPPTEPPHQGAPPTEPPHQGAPPTEPPHQGAPPTEPPHQGAPPTEPPHQGAPPTEPPHQGAPPTESPHQGGAPPTEPPHQGAPPTEPPHQGAPPTEPPHQGAPPTEPPHQGAPPTEPPHQGAPPTEPPHQGAPPTEPPHQGAPPTEPPHQGAPPTEPPHQGAPPTEPPHQGAPPTEPPHQGAPPTEPPHQGAPPTEPPHQGAPPTEPPHQGAPPTEPPHQGAPPTEPPHQGVPPTEPPHQGVPPTEPPHQGVPPTEPPHQGVPPTEPPHTGVPPTEPPHQGVPPTEPPHQGVPPTEPPHQGVPPTEPPHQGVPPTEPPHQGVPPTEPPHQGVPPTEPPHQGVPPIKAPSRGRPSDLIPLPQGFPLTPLSRTGHLTSQPLLFGCGSPTPPPSPGWGPPTRQGDPLTPYPRG; from the exons ATGCCACAGACAGAAGGTTTAGAAAGTGAGATTGAGAATTCAAGTGACAG GGAGTCCCTCCGACTGAACCCCAACCCCAAGGGAGTCCCTCCGACTGAACCCCCTCACCAGGGGGTCCCTCCGACTGAACCCCCACACCAGGGGTCCCCTCCGACCGAACCCCCACACCAGGGGTCCCCTCCGACCGAACCCCCTCACAAGGGG GGGGCCCCTCCCACTGAACCACCCCACCAGGGGGCCCCTCCCACTGAACCCCCCCACCAGGGGGCCCCTCCCACTGAACCCCCCCACCAGGGGGCCCCTCCCACTGAACCCCCCCACCAGGGGGCCCCTCCCACTGAACCCCCCCACCAGGGGGCCCCTCCCACTGAACCCCCCCACCAGGGGGCCCCTCCCACTGAACCCCCCCACCAGGGGGCCCCTCCCACTGAACCCCCCCACCAGGGGGCCCCTCCCACTGAACCCCCCCACCAGGGGGCCCCTCCCACTGAACCCCCCCACCAGGGGGCCCCTCCCACTGAACCCCCCCACCAGGGGGCCCCTCCCACTGAACCCCCTCACCAGGGGGCCCCTCCCACTGAACCCCCTCACCAGGGGGCCCCTCCCACTGAACCCCCTCACCAGGGGGCCCCTCCCACTGAACCCCCTCACCAGGGGGCCCCTCCCACTGAACCCCCTCACCAGGGGGCCCCTCCCACTGAACCCCCTCACCAGGGGGCCCCTCCCACTGAACCCCCTCACCAGGGGGCCCCTCCCACTGAACCCCCTCACCAGGGGGCCCCTCCCACTGAACCCCCTCACCAGGGGGCCCCTCCCACTGAACCCCCTCACCAGGGGGCCCCTCCCACTGAATCCCCTCACCAGGGG GGGGCCCCTCCCACTGAACCCCCTCACCAGGGGGCCCCTCCCACTGAACCCCCTCACCAGGGGGCCCCTCCCACTGAACCCCCTCACCAGGGGGCCCCTCCCACTGAACCCCCTCACCAGGGGGCCCCTCCCACTGAACCCCCTCACCAGGGGGCCCCTCCCACTGAACCCCCTCACCAGGGGGCCCCTCCCACTGAACCCCCTCACCAGGGGGCCCCTCCCACTGAACCCCCTCACCAGGGGGCCCCTCCCACTGAACCCCCTCACCAGGGGGCCCCTCCCACTGAACCCCCTCACCAGGGGGCCCCTCCCACTGAACCCCCTCACCAGGGGGCCCCTCCCACTGAACCCCCTCACCAGGGGGCCCCTCCCACTGAACCCCCTCACCAGGGGGCCCCTCCCACTGAACCCCCTCACCAGGGGGCCCCTCCCACTGAACCCCCTCACCAGGGGGCCCCTCCCACTGAACCCCCTCACCAGGGGGTCCCTCCCACTGAACCCCCTCACCAGGGGGTCCCTCCCACTGAACCCCCTCACCAGGGGGTCCCTCCCACTGAACCCCCTCACCAGGGGGTCCCTCCCACTGAACCCCCTCACACGGGGGTCCCTCCCACTGAACCCCCTCACCAGGGGGTCCCTCCCACTGAACCCCCTCACCAGGGGGTCCCTCCCACTGAACCCCCTCACCAGGGGGTCCCTCCCACTGAACCCCCTCACCAGGGGGTCCCTCCCACTGAACCCCCTCACCAGGGGGTCCCTCCCACTGAACCCCCTCACCAGGGGGTCCCTCCCACTGAACCCCCTCACCAGGGGGTCCCTCCGATTAAAGCCCCCTCCCGAGGGAGACCCTCTGACCTAATTCCCCTGCCTCAGGGGTTCCCACTGACACCCCTCTCCAGAACGGGGCATCTGACATCCCAGCCCCTTCTTTTCGGTTGCGGGTCTccgacaccccccccctcccccgggtgGGGGCCTCCGACACGCCAGGGGGACCCTCTGACCCCTTACCCCAGGGGTTGA